One Planktothrix serta PCC 8927 DNA segment encodes these proteins:
- a CDS encoding alpha/beta hydrolase, which produces MALKFISIPPETRKPPQGLIVIMHGWGANAEDLTSLAPMLRLPEYQFIFPQAPFPHPQAPVGRAWYALETPEYEGLAETQQQVKEWLESLEASTGVPLSQTILGGFSQGGAMALDVGRFFPLAGLIVLSGYLHFSPEPLDHPLPPVLMVHGKQDPVVPVEAAQQARDVFQQLGADVQYQEFNMGHEIRPEVLGLIRSFVIDTIPKLTECP; this is translated from the coding sequence ATGGCCTTAAAATTTATCTCCATTCCACCGGAGACCAGAAAACCTCCTCAAGGGTTAATCGTAATCATGCACGGTTGGGGCGCTAATGCCGAGGATCTGACCTCCCTGGCTCCAATGCTGCGTTTACCTGAATATCAATTTATTTTTCCACAAGCTCCCTTTCCCCATCCTCAAGCTCCAGTGGGGCGGGCGTGGTATGCTTTAGAAACCCCTGAATATGAAGGATTAGCGGAAACTCAGCAGCAGGTCAAGGAATGGCTAGAATCCTTAGAAGCGAGTACAGGTGTTCCCCTATCCCAAACAATTTTAGGCGGATTTTCCCAAGGGGGGGCGATGGCCCTCGATGTGGGTCGTTTTTTTCCGTTGGCGGGTTTAATTGTGTTAAGTGGTTATTTACATTTTTCCCCTGAACCTTTAGATCATCCTTTACCTCCGGTGTTAATGGTGCATGGAAAACAAGATCCGGTTGTTCCTGTAGAAGCAGCCCAGCAAGCCAGAGATGTCTTTCAACAGTTAGGGGCTGATGTTCAGTATCAAGAATTTAATATGGGTCACGAAATTCGGCCAGAGGTTTTAGGATTAATCAGAAGTTTTGTGATCGATACAATACCGAAATTAACCGAATGCCCTTAG
- a CDS encoding MHYT domain-containing protein, whose product MKSLLIMTVIQGHYQPSLVVLSFLIAVIATYTALDLTGRVTPQSTLKKRLLWAGGGSLAMGTGIWSMHFIGMLAFQLPLPVAYDLKITILSWGVGVLASGLALLLWNRPKLSLGVLSGGVVLGLAIVSMHYVGMAGMMIAGAVMEYNLVRVLMSVAIAIFASIAASGITFYLRYSGTSGFNPIKGCSAVIMAVAISGMHYTGMWATNIIEQSSMAFNSEEMSVHSGLALQIGIITLILLVGTLVTSLLDQRYNAQLLYQNALQESEKRFRSLIREMPVGVLLLTPKGEIILSNQFAQNLLFPIEPKLEGKNLFSLPVKLLNEEGKPLGDKMESIQEAIAQGQPIRNLIIGLQQQPALATLTWLLLNIDPQFNENKKIERIVCTFNDITERKNLDQELTKSRQFLNTIIENIPLALYVKSVESEFQFVLWNKASELIFGVPRDQILGKNIYDLLPQKQAEHFRLHILEALTHHNPIEVPEVLIHTPTQGDILLRTLKIPIINHQKITHMLCISEDITNRKNTEIALQESLEREQALAKAIQRMRQTLDIKTIFSTTASELRRVINCDRVVVYRFRPDWSGEFIAESVDSGWISLFEEQNSNPKLQQNTTANERCTVKLFESNSQTNYLSPGIQDTYLQSTQGGLYNQGINYRAVPDIYQANFDECYIQLLESFQARAYIIVPIFSNNQLWGLLATYQNSSSRYWKQAEINIAVQISNQLGVALQQAELLEKTQKQSIELQKAVSAADAANQAKSEFLANMSHELRTPLNAILGFTQLMNEDPILSPKHHKYIEIINHAGEHLLTLINDILEMSKIEAGRTTLNEHQFDLINLLEGLRKMLQMKAKSKGLELQFQYAPNLPRYLQTDQGKLRQVLLNLLSNAIKFTSQGQVTLRVKREYQIFNSESSSSPHSEDENLSNIDLENLSVNPSSETKSEFILFEVEDTGLGISPEEIQLLFEPFKQTESGRNSNQGTGLGLAISRKYVQLMGGDIHVNSQLGVGSLFMFKIPTPFLDSGELSFTANKPKVMALAPHQPEYRILIVDDNLDSCLLLSELLSEVGFKIQQAGNGQEAINCWEVWQPHLILMDVKMPVMDGLTAAALIKATSLGKQTKIVALTASAFDETRQTILASGCDDFVAKPFKSEKLLEKISQHLGVEYIYQQDVAQPEESLPDPPQSSVEDLSSLAIIMSPEWQEQLYYAAAQGSDEQILDLIDKIPPEHQELIAILRDLSLNFQFQTILKFTGTHTQK is encoded by the coding sequence ATGAAATCTTTACTGATTATGACGGTCATCCAAGGCCATTATCAACCGTCTTTAGTTGTCCTCTCTTTCCTAATTGCGGTCATTGCCACTTATACCGCGTTGGATTTAACCGGACGGGTCACTCCCCAATCTACCCTCAAGAAGCGTCTCCTCTGGGCAGGGGGAGGGTCACTGGCGATGGGAACAGGGATATGGTCGATGCACTTTATCGGGATGTTGGCGTTTCAACTTCCTCTCCCGGTGGCTTACGATCTCAAGATTACTATCCTCTCCTGGGGTGTGGGCGTGCTCGCCTCTGGGTTGGCGTTGTTGTTATGGAATCGACCTAAACTTAGTCTCGGTGTGCTTTCCGGTGGTGTGGTATTGGGATTAGCCATTGTGTCCATGCACTATGTGGGAATGGCAGGCATGATGATTGCAGGCGCCGTGATGGAATATAATTTAGTGCGTGTTTTGATGTCCGTCGCCATCGCCATTTTTGCCTCCATCGCTGCTTCGGGGATAACATTTTACTTAAGATATTCTGGTACATCGGGGTTTAATCCCATCAAGGGATGCAGTGCCGTGATCATGGCTGTTGCCATCAGTGGAATGCACTACACAGGAATGTGGGCGACTAACATTATTGAACAGTCTTCTATGGCTTTCAATTCTGAGGAAATGTCTGTCCATTCAGGGTTAGCATTGCAAATTGGAATCATCACATTAATATTATTGGTGGGAACTTTAGTTACATCTTTGTTAGATCAACGCTATAACGCTCAATTACTGTATCAAAATGCCCTGCAAGAAAGTGAAAAACGCTTTCGTTCTCTGATTCGAGAAATGCCAGTAGGCGTGTTACTGTTAACGCCCAAAGGAGAGATTATTTTGAGTAATCAATTTGCTCAAAATTTGTTATTCCCGATTGAACCCAAATTAGAGGGAAAAAATCTATTTTCCTTGCCCGTTAAACTTCTCAATGAAGAAGGGAAACCCTTGGGGGATAAAATGGAATCTATTCAGGAAGCGATCGCCCAAGGTCAACCGATCCGAAACTTAATTATTGGACTCCAACAACAACCTGCTTTAGCAACCCTCACTTGGTTATTGTTAAATATTGATCCTCAGTTCAATGAAAATAAAAAAATAGAACGAATTGTCTGTACTTTTAATGATATCACCGAGCGTAAAAACCTTGATCAAGAATTAACAAAATCTCGGCAATTTTTAAATACAATTATTGAAAATATTCCTTTAGCTTTATATGTTAAAAGTGTTGAAAGTGAGTTTCAATTTGTTCTCTGGAATAAAGCAAGTGAACTAATCTTTGGAGTCCCCCGTGATCAAATCTTAGGAAAAAATATTTATGATTTGTTACCCCAAAAACAAGCCGAGCATTTTCGTTTGCATATTTTAGAGGCTTTAACTCATCATAACCCCATAGAAGTTCCTGAAGTTCTGATTCATACTCCGACTCAGGGTGACATCTTATTAAGAACTTTAAAGATCCCGATTATCAACCACCAAAAAATCACCCACATGCTGTGTATTTCTGAAGATATTACTAATCGCAAAAATACTGAAATTGCGTTACAAGAAAGTTTGGAACGGGAACAAGCGTTAGCAAAAGCCATCCAACGGATGCGGCAAACCTTAGATATCAAAACAATTTTTTCCACCACGGCTTCAGAATTAAGACGAGTGATTAATTGTGATCGGGTTGTGGTGTATCGTTTCCGTCCTGACTGGAGTGGAGAATTTATTGCAGAATCCGTTGATTCTGGGTGGATTTCTTTATTTGAAGAACAAAACTCTAATCCTAAATTACAACAAAATACAACGGCTAATGAACGGTGTACGGTCAAATTATTTGAGAGTAACTCCCAGACTAATTATTTATCCCCTGGAATTCAAGATACTTATCTTCAATCGACCCAAGGAGGATTGTATAATCAGGGAATCAATTACCGGGCTGTTCCCGATATTTATCAAGCTAATTTTGATGAGTGTTATATTCAGTTATTAGAGAGTTTTCAAGCCAGAGCTTATATTATTGTTCCGATTTTTTCTAATAATCAATTATGGGGATTACTCGCCACCTATCAAAACTCTAGTTCCCGTTATTGGAAACAGGCAGAAATTAATATTGCCGTGCAGATTAGTAATCAGTTAGGTGTGGCTTTACAGCAAGCTGAATTATTAGAAAAAACTCAGAAACAATCCATCGAACTTCAAAAAGCTGTATCGGCTGCTGATGCCGCTAATCAGGCAAAATCAGAATTTTTAGCCAATATGAGTCATGAGTTAAGAACTCCCTTGAATGCCATCTTAGGGTTTACTCAATTGATGAATGAAGATCCGATTTTATCTCCAAAGCATCATAAGTATATTGAAATTATTAATCATGCGGGTGAGCATTTATTAACATTAATTAATGACATTTTAGAAATGTCTAAAATTGAAGCAGGAAGAACAACTCTTAATGAACATCAGTTTGATTTAATTAATCTTTTAGAGGGGTTAAGAAAAATGTTGCAAATGAAGGCAAAATCTAAGGGATTAGAATTACAATTTCAATATGCACCTAACTTACCCCGTTATTTGCAAACGGATCAAGGAAAATTACGACAAGTTTTATTGAATTTATTAAGCAACGCGATTAAATTTACAAGCCAAGGTCAAGTTACGTTAAGAGTGAAACGTGAATATCAAATCTTTAACTCTGAGTCTTCATCTTCTCCCCACTCAGAGGATGAAAATTTATCTAATATTGACCTAGAAAATCTTTCTGTTAATCCATCTTCTGAGACAAAATCGGAGTTTATTTTATTTGAAGTTGAAGATACAGGTTTAGGAATTTCCCCCGAAGAAATACAATTACTATTTGAACCTTTTAAACAAACAGAATCGGGACGTAATTCTAATCAAGGAACAGGTTTAGGTTTAGCGATTAGTCGGAAATATGTCCAACTGATGGGAGGAGATATTCATGTCAACAGTCAACTGGGAGTAGGAAGTTTATTTATGTTTAAAATTCCGACTCCTTTTTTAGACTCCGGTGAACTTTCCTTCACTGCTAATAAACCCAAGGTGATGGCACTTGCACCCCATCAACCGGAATATCGAATTTTAATTGTAGATGATAATTTAGATAGCTGTTTATTACTCAGCGAATTATTATCAGAAGTTGGGTTTAAAATTCAACAAGCTGGAAATGGTCAAGAAGCCATCAATTGTTGGGAAGTTTGGCAACCTCATTTAATTTTAATGGATGTCAAAATGCCCGTGATGGACGGGTTAACGGCGGCGGCTTTAATTAAAGCAACATCTCTCGGAAAACAAACTAAAATTGTTGCTTTAACCGCGAGTGCTTTTGATGAAACTCGACAAACAATTTTAGCCTCTGGTTGCGATGATTTTGTGGCTAAACCGTTTAAATCAGAAAAATTACTTGAAAAAATCAGCCAACATTTAGGTGTAGAATATATTTATCAACAGGATGTAGCTCAACCAGAGGAATCCCTTCCCGATCCCCCCCAAAGTTCAGTAGAGGATTTGAGTTCTCTTGCAATCATCATGTCCCCAGAATGGCAGGAACAACTCTATTATGCGGCTGCTCAAGGAAGTGATGAACAAATATTAGATTTAATTGATAAAATCCCTCCTGAACATCAGGAATTGATTGCTATTCTCAGGGATTTAAGTCTGAATTTCCAATTTCAAACTATCTTAAAATTTACCGGAACACATACCCAAAAATAA
- the isiD gene encoding protein IsiD: protein METLTRSSPQISSLTADDVAQLASRLEQDDYNNPFEGLNDWHLLRAIAFQRPELVEPYVHLLDLEAYDEA, encoded by the coding sequence ATGGAAACCTTGACTCGATCCTCACCGCAGATTTCATCTCTAACAGCCGATGATGTTGCACAACTGGCTTCACGTCTGGAACAAGATGATTATAACAATCCCTTTGAAGGACTTAATGATTGGCATTTGTTACGAGCGATCGCGTTTCAACGTCCAGAGCTAGTGGAACCTTATGTTCACTTGCTCGATCTTGAAGCCTATGATGAAGCGTAA
- a CDS encoding ATP-binding protein has translation MGADRIKDNGIGMISDMSNKIYPRFFTTKPIGYGTGLGLAISHQIVKTHQGYLYCTSKDSVLNVPSQPLVNNYSKTQT, from the coding sequence TTGGGTGCTGATCGGATTAAAGATAATGGCATAGGGATGATCTCTGATATGAGCAATAAAATTTATCCCCGCTTTTTTACCACAAAACCCATCGGTTATGGTACAGGATTAGGGTTAGCAATTTCTCATCAAATTGTTAAGACCCATCAAGGTTATTTATACTGTACTTCTAAAGATTCAGTTTTGAATGTTCCTAGTCAACCGTTAGTTAATAATTATTCAAAGACTCAAACATGA
- a CDS encoding Uma2 family endonuclease, protein MTQAQTEPKLYSFDEFIEWYPENSAVRYELHEGVIIKMPKPKGKHSNLTGSLIEQLLIIIRQMGKGGIWTIPRESIVKPKREQSGYEPDIIVLNQEVIKVEPRWENESIIQNPDSVKLIVEVVSTNWRDDYYNKLRDYEEMGIEEYWIFDYAALGPRKFIGNPKQPTLFVCTLVDGEYQMNPFTENMTIISATFPQFNLSLEQIVALSL, encoded by the coding sequence ATGACTCAAGCCCAAACCGAACCCAAACTCTACAGCTTTGATGAATTTATCGAATGGTATCCTGAAAACTCTGCTGTCCGTTACGAACTGCATGAAGGAGTCATTATCAAAATGCCTAAGCCAAAGGGAAAACATTCCAATCTAACAGGTTCCCTGATTGAGCAATTATTAATAATAATTAGGCAAATGGGTAAAGGCGGTATTTGGACTATTCCTAGAGAATCGATTGTCAAACCCAAACGGGAACAATCCGGTTATGAACCAGATATTATTGTTTTGAATCAAGAAGTTATCAAGGTTGAACCTCGATGGGAAAATGAATCAATTATCCAAAATCCTGATTCAGTTAAATTAATCGTTGAAGTAGTTTCAACAAACTGGCGTGACGATTATTATAACAAACTTCGAGATTATGAAGAAATGGGGATTGAAGAATATTGGATTTTTGATTATGCCGCATTAGGGCCAAGAAAGTTCATCGGTAATCCTAAACAACCCACACTTTTTGTTTGTACTTTGGTCGATGGAGAATATCAGATGAATCCATTTACCGAAAACATGACGATTATTTCCGCGACCTTTCCCCAGTTCAACTTATCCCTAGAGCAGATTGTTGCTCTTTCCCTATAA
- the coaBC gene encoding bifunctional phosphopantothenoylcysteine decarboxylase/phosphopantothenate--cysteine ligase CoaBC has translation MRIISPPTFEKRILIGISGGIAAYKVCEIVSNLAKAGADVRVILTDSAQHFITPLTFATLSRDSAYTDQEFWQSTHGRPLHIQLGEWADVFLIAPLTANTLGKLATGLADNLLTNTVLASSCPVLIAPAMNREMWKQVAVQRNWQTLLLDPRFQGITPTSGILACDLPATKTANSYREGAGRMAEPQQILAHLDSLLHTQGKRDLIGKQILISAGGTREHLDPVRFIGNPSTGKMGLAVVQAAIHRGASVTLVHGPMNTELVATLPEVELIPVISGEEMYQEMIQRFPQADITVMAAAVGDVKPAFYSEDKLPKRLLPTELPLQHIVDIVAQLGKMKQPHQQLIGFAAQTGEILKPAQDKLEQKNLDAIVANPIDLPDSGFGTETNQAIFLSRQGRKLEIAACTKLQLAHQLFDFIGKEQQSALGIS, from the coding sequence ATGAGAATAATTTCACCTCCCACCTTTGAGAAGCGGATTCTAATTGGAATCAGTGGAGGCATTGCAGCTTATAAAGTCTGTGAAATTGTTTCAAATTTAGCCAAAGCTGGGGCTGATGTTCGGGTGATTTTGACCGACTCAGCCCAACATTTTATTACTCCCTTAACTTTTGCAACTCTCTCTCGTGATTCGGCTTATACCGATCAAGAATTTTGGCAATCAACTCACGGACGCCCTTTACATATTCAATTAGGGGAATGGGCTGATGTTTTTTTAATTGCTCCTCTGACCGCCAATACTTTAGGGAAATTAGCCACAGGATTAGCCGATAATTTACTCACAAATACGGTTTTAGCTTCTAGTTGTCCAGTGTTAATCGCTCCAGCAATGAATCGAGAAATGTGGAAACAAGTGGCGGTACAACGCAATTGGCAAACTCTATTACTTGATCCTCGATTTCAAGGAATTACCCCGACTTCGGGAATTCTTGCTTGTGATCTTCCCGCTACAAAAACAGCCAATTCCTATAGAGAAGGGGCGGGAAGGATGGCTGAACCTCAACAGATTTTAGCTCATCTCGATTCGTTATTGCACACCCAAGGAAAGCGGGATTTAATAGGAAAACAAATATTAATTAGTGCGGGTGGCACTAGAGAACATCTTGATCCGGTGCGGTTTATTGGCAATCCATCAACGGGTAAAATGGGATTGGCAGTGGTGCAAGCCGCAATTCATCGGGGGGCGTCGGTGACGTTAGTACATGGCCCCATGAATACGGAATTAGTGGCTACTTTGCCCGAAGTAGAGTTAATTCCCGTGATCAGTGGCGAGGAAATGTATCAGGAAATGATACAACGATTTCCCCAAGCCGATATTACGGTGATGGCGGCGGCGGTGGGAGATGTTAAACCTGCTTTTTATAGTGAGGATAAATTACCGAAGCGCCTTTTACCCACAGAACTGCCATTACAACATATCGTTGATATTGTAGCACAATTGGGCAAAATGAAACAACCCCACCAACAATTAATCGGGTTTGCGGCACAAACTGGGGAAATTTTAAAGCCTGCTCAAGATAAATTAGAGCAAAAAAATTTAGATGCAATTGTTGCAAATCCGATTGATTTACCGGATTCTGGATTTGGAACAGAAACCAATCAAGCGATATTTTTAAGTCGTCAAGGACGTAAATTAGAAATTGCGGCTTGTACTAAGTTGCAATTAGCCCATCAATTATTTGATTTTATAGGGAAAGAGCAACAATCTGCTCTAGGGATAAGTTGA